A stretch of DNA from Arachis hypogaea cultivar Tifrunner chromosome 19, arahy.Tifrunner.gnm2.J5K5, whole genome shotgun sequence:
ttaattttgatataatgttagataaaatattttatgtatctgtttaattatatattataattaaaatattttttattattatttttaaaaataaaaaatatattctaaattagtaaattaatcagttcattttaaaattttatatgcaacataggtacatataatagaacaaaagataaaaaataagtaataaggatgaataaatcgagaataaaataaaatatataaagtcacaaaaaaaataaaatattagattgatatctaaactataattgtttgaattaaaaattgcaattgaaaatatcaaaaagaaaaataatgaaattgaaagatacatagtGTCATGGagagctatataaaaaaaattgaaaaatttaaaatttactttttgatgaagagaagatgaccattagacaaggaatagaaaaaaaggttaaaaatataaaaataagaagagggtTTAAGAGAATAGAGAATTGAcggtataataattaaatttgattaggttaaataatactcaaaatgataaaaaaataaaaaaaataaatttaaaactttagctaattgaatttattttatttgtagagtggggttatttaaaatttgaagtgggggcatattatatataactatattttttaaaacaaaaattaaaaacatcatggggcaagtgccccctcatTGTTATGTTTGGGTCCgtccctgatgatgatgatgacgatgatgataatgtggtggtggtggtgggttctggtggtggtggtggttctgttatggtggtttaggtgctgttctgatgatgatgatgatgatgatgatgatgatgatgatgatgatgatgataatgtggtggtggtggtgggttctggTGGGAGAAAAGACAGCGCCGCCGAGACGGGGGGAGGGGGGAGAAAGAGAAGCGGGAGGGGCGTGTTGTTTCGGGAAGAGGGGGAAGAggaaagggggaagggggaagggggaaggtcGCCGCCGCAGCAGCTCCACACCGCCACAGCCGCTCCACGCCGCTGCTCCTCCTCTGCCTGCATTTGCgcttctgcttctgtttctggttgaggaagaagaggggagGGAGGGAGGGGTATTTTTGTCCGAAGGACCATTTTACAATAAGCTGAAACCTTGGGGACCATTTTAGAGCGAAAAAAAGGcgagggacgaaataaattttcagcccctacgttggggaccaaaatcatacttatccctttTCAAAAAATAAGGCAGAACATTTAGATGTCGTCGTCTTCTCCAACCAGTACATACATTTTTTGcttctatattattttaaaaataaatgtacTCGTGAAATTACTTTACAAACTAAAATTCTCTTAAGAATatcctaaattttatttatttaatttgatatttataattttatatatataatatttatatttatatgtttattatattgaaaattagttatttatttcaGCAACAACTAATGAGTATAAAATAAAGAAACGTAAGTGCAGAAATGATTAAACTTGAACCCCAAGTATATATTCACTTGCAGCACTAGCAATTCATCCTTTCCTTTTTCATCAATAGAGAATATACATACATTTTTGTGACACAATAGATATTTTTTGACTTCATCTCTTGTCCTATTCAactatattttgataaaataaataaataaaaatgaaagaaacttGTCAAACAAGTTTAGAGAATTTTGAATAGAGATAGATAATAGATATCAGTGTGGTGAATCtcatattattagcaagatagcgGCTTATAAATAAAATGTTGTTGGTCCTATTGAGAGATTACTATGTTTTGTAACTAATTATTACGTGCTTTTGAAATATATTCAATGTGAATATGATGTCTTGTAGATAAAAAATATAGGGTAAAAAACCTTAATAAGCCAAGCCAAAAATAGTGCAACGTAAATACGCCAAACtgaaaatcgtttcagcaataagccagaagctatttttatgtaattcgaaccagcttggttcgaactacatctctacataattcgaaccagcttagtTCGAATTATATACAAACACATgcacacacataattcgaaccagcttggttcgaattacacacaaacacacgcacacactaattcgaaccagcttggttcgaattacacacacagtaattcatggtataattcgaattatgttgttaaaaaattaataatttattaaaaaaatttattaaaaaatttattaaaaaaattaataatttaaaaattaaaaaaatattttttttatttcatatgttaaaaaaagctaacaaaatatttaattacgagacttctttaaaatattaatgagctatcaattcgaattccatacaatacttttctgtccatttttaatagttcatgaatattttttaataaatttttttaataatttttttaaaattatactacaaaaaatattttatcctatgcaaaacaatttaaaaaaaatggcttaaaaaatgttaggaatactataaaaatttgtaatgttataataacttaggtaaatacatgcatgtactcaaattttaaataaaatattctacatagtcaataataatttagaaatgaaagaaaatattttattccatacaaaataattaaaaatatattttattctatacaaaataattttaaaaaatggcttaaaatatgttatgagtactataaaagtttgtaatattctagtgatttaggtaaatacatgataaaaatattttttctttaatttctaaattattagtgactatgtggagtatttctttaatgtcttaagtcattaggacattacaaatttttatagtatattacttctaacatcttttaaggcattttttaaattattttgcatagaataaaatattttttatggtataatttaaataaatttattaaaaaatattcatgagctatcaagaatgggcataagagtattgtatagaattcgaattgctcaacATATAATTTGAATAAGAGTAATTCGAAGTTCCCTatgcgtaattcgaatcatgtaatatctcaccatataatacaaaataattttattaaaaaattatcatgaatatttttGTCTATTCATGAATAGTATAACTTTTGCAAAGTGAGATGTATTAGTTTGGTAGCTTTGACGTTTTCTGTGgtctaaagttttttttttttatgttagtaaaaacttattattatcatttgtgtGATTTAAATTTGTTGAGAAAGTGATACACTTGCTGTGCAACAACAAATGTTAACATGTCCATTTATAATTAGTAAAGAGCATAGTAAACCTTCATTTTTGTAATTCCTGTAGTGACTTTTACAAGATATATATCTATAAAATTGAAGCAAAGAAGCTTTCTGtaagagaaacaataaaaaattatagctAGGTTGTgtagaagaaataaaaagaaaattcaagCACGTAGCTAATTTATCAACTCTATGTTTTCAGTTACTACCATTATATATAttccaaaatcaattttgaatGATTTAATTCTTGTTGTGGATCTCTAGACTAAACAATTTACAATACAACAATAATGTATGAAAACTACTGAGATTAGTATTAGAAGCATTACCTCAATGTCCTCCAACTCCAAGCCATCAGATTCATCTTCCAACTCCAACTCATCAGATTCATAGCCCTCATGAGTGGCATCTGGACTAATCTCTTCATCATGATTGACATGGACATGCATCCAACGGATCCCACACCCCTTTATCCCTACTTCCTCATTATCTTCTGTATTTGCATAGAACTCAAATTTAAGGATAGGATTACAAGTGgtgtctcttcttctctctttgatTGCTTCCGTTATCTTGTTGGAACGCTCTCCATCATACCATACTACCTTATGATCTGATACCATTTCAAATGGAATCTTATTGATGGGAAAATAACCGGTCAAGAGTCCTCTATTGCCAGAAGTTGCGATCCATTCCCACTCGTTGCAACCCTTTCCCAGGTAGCATTTCCATCCAAATATCACTTCTTTCTCGACAAGCTTGCAAGATTGGTATTGAGAAATCAAGATGCAGCCAACAAGACAAGAAGAAATCTTGTGATCTGGAGCAACTTCAACAATGATCGAAGCTTCTCTAGAGTTGTAGTCAGGGAACCACTCCTTAATTATGCGCTCTTTTCTTGGTAAATAGTAGTCAGGGAACCACTCATTAATTATGCTCTCTTTACTTGGTAAATAGTAGTAGAAGAATATATTACCATTGTTTGCTTCATTATGCCAATATCCATCATTATTTGCCACAAGTTTTATCCTGGATTTCAAGTCTTCCAAAACTGCATCATATGCATCATCATCCAACTTTGTGCAGTTATGGAATCCAAACCATGCATTGTGTTTTCTGGGTGGTTCACTGGTTAAACTTGAGAATTCCTTCAAGGATTTGCAGCTTACTGCATCAAAGAATTTAATAGATGGGGGAAGTGGAGGTACGTATTGAAGCATTTCACAATTAGCGATCACAAGTTTCTTGAGCTGTTGAAGATTCTTAATGCTTTTTGGCAAACTTGTAATGACATGACAACTTTGCAGTTCTAATTCTTGTAATGATAGTAAGACATGAATGTTGTCTGGGAGTTTAGAAAAGCTCTTACATTTGTAGAAAGCTAATTGCTTGAGAGACAAGAAGGCAGGGGTGGGAAATATTCTACTTAACATGATGCATGTGTCGTCTTCATGTTTTATTGGATCTATGAGTGCAATTGTGGAGGCAAAGTTTAGAGGAAGTTTTTGAAGAGAGTAACTGATGTTAAAACCGAACAATTGAAGATTTTTGAGATGCATAATAGTGGATGGTACTTCACTCAAAGCCGTTGATGGTAAACATAACTCGATCTTGGAATGATGAGTCATCATGGAGATTGAGAACTCTTCCAAATTGGAGCAACCAGTGGCCAGCAAGCGAAGGAGAGAGGGAGAACAATAATCACTGCAAAGCCTCTTCAGCGCTGTGCAATAGTTCACATTTAGTTCTTCAATCTTGGAGAGAGAGAAAATAGATGGATGAACATCTTGTAAACTTTCACAGCCAATGAGTGATATTTCTTTGAGATTCGTGGCACCTGCTAAATTTGGGCACTCTATTAAGAGTTTGCAGTCCTGGAGGTCAATAAACTCCAAACTTGGTAGATTCTGTCAATCCCAACAAACATGTTAACACATGTACATAACTAGTGGAGGAAAAAagtcttattttattgtttaatgtGTTGCACTCtcacttattttaattttataaattattatacatctaatatcaaatattaaatgACAATATTAACTatatttttcaacaatttttttcttctcttatttcttacACCTATATAAAAAAGTGTTTCCAGCTAATCAATACAActaattatacatatatattgaGAATATAATTTTTGTTAGTTGTCCATATAGTATTATAGTAAATTAATATGAtggcaaaacaagaaaatgttaAATGACAAGAAACTATTGAGAACCAATTATattctttgttttaaatttttttttgtgaatgttatttttttaattaatttgaaaaattatgatGGATATATATAAGTAATTATTGGGTGTGGTCTAATATTTATCTCTTTTATATCGCATTTGAATCTAAGTCATGTACTtgattattattttcttcttataaaatactctttattctctcatcaaaatttgtttaattattctgtgatattatagttatttttttaataaaagtttatTCTCAATGTTCTGAAATATTTTAATgtgatattttatataaaaaaatttctcttGATTAAATGATGAGAATATGACTTTTTACGAAATAATTAGCATGCAGGAATATTTTACaatatagaaataaattaatcttacatagagtaagtttataaattataaatcttgAAATAAATGTTCCATAATTAATATTACTTTTATCAAAActactctattttttattctttcaaaaTTTTGCTTTTTATACTAACCAATTTCTATAATATATCAATCTTTATTTTAATATCTAACAAAAGTATTAAAAAAGTATAAAGAGAAATATAATCATGATTTTACCTGTGCTGTATCCCAAAGTTTTTTAACATTGCTATGTTGCATGGAAAGCTGAACAAGTTTTTGAGGCCAACAAATAGACGGCACAAACTTAAGTGGACATTTATTCCACTCAATATACCTTAAGTCATTAGGAAGTTCAAAACCCTCTATAAGCACTCTCTTCCATTCAAGATCCATGTTAATATTTCCTCTTAAAGCAAGTAACCTTAATTTTGGCATCTTCCTTAATGCAATGATGATTATAAGTGGATCTATTGTAATTTCATTCATATCCACAATCATGCTTTCAACTCCATGAATATCCTGCAAAATTGATAAGCATTGCAATACAATGTTAGTATTCCACAGTCCTATGAGCAATATTTTGATATATACATACACTCTTCTTAAAGACCAAGCCATTAAAGCATGATTCCCTTACTCTTTCATCCTGGAATATATTGCAGACTTTTTCGGTATTCCACAATCTTGTTTGTTGACCACCATTTTTGCTATATTCTTCATGAATGATTTTCCAACACATTTCCTGTATCAAGCTATgcatttttatatatttacaaCTACCATTTGAATAAATACTTACAAGAGATTTGTCCAATAGGCTTTTTATCCCTATGTCTGCAAAGAAACCACAAGAATTTAATATTCTTGTTACCATCTCCATTTCATGCTCGTGAAAAAAGCACGCGATATCTAACAAGAtgttttcttcatcatcatctaaTGCATCATAACTCAATCTCAACACTTGCTGAATATCTGGATTGGGATACTTTCGTAATTTTCTCAATGCACTATCCCATTCACTTTTTCCTTTGGTCCGAAGAAGTGATCCCAAAATTTTTAATGCTAATGGTATTCCTTTGGCATAATCTGCTACGACTCTTGCTGATAGCTCATAATAATCCTCTTTAAGATGAGAATCACTAAAGGCATTATGGCTAAAAAGTTTAAGAGAGTCCTCAAAATTCATTTCCTTCACTTCATGGATTTCTTCAACTCCTCCACTTGTAAGCACATTTTTATCCCTTGTTGTCAAAATAATTTTACTACCAGAACTCAGGCAATTACAAAAGAGTTGAATTAAATCAGCTGCAATTTGTGAATTAGTCACATCATCTAGCACAACAAAAACCTTCCTATGTTTGATTTTACGGATAATACTAGAGCGTATTACTCGAATATTATCAATACGAAGATCTTGATTTAACAATTGCGAAAGAAGTTTAGCGCATATGTAATTAAGACCTTTTccttctaaattttttgaaaaggctAAGAAACAATGGCCTTCGTATTCTGAGGAGCACTCATGAAAAAGACTTGAATTTCAATAAGTATTTAACAGAAGCATAGTTTCTGTTACAAATAAAAGGGCTTTTGAGTTCATCTCTATAGCAATTGCTATTTAGATTTGGAAAAATTGCTTTCACAATCTCATCGATCAACTCAGCTTCTTGCCTAGCATGGCAAGTAAAGATTACATTAGAAATAAAACAATAAATACATAATCAGATAAAAgagcttttttctttatttaaataagataaattctttatttatcaatttaaattggaATAtagaaatttatcaatttttatatttagttgTGTTTTCgcaaacaaaaacaacaaaaacaaaaattccCACGTTTATGCTTGTACTACCAGGAAAGAAAAAAACGTGAGAGTGATTGACAAAATTGCTGGTAGTGACAGTATAAATGTAGGAGAAAAACTCGTTCTATTTTTGTTGACAGCAACagtgaaaatacaaaaaaaaattcagtgTTATTTTACTGTTAGCATTGGTGAAAACATAACTAAATATTTAAAACTataaaattgtgtattatgatTTAAaactagaatttattttatttaaaaagaaaaatagccccacttaaaagtaaaaatagataCACATAGTTCCTAATAGTATCTGGAATGTATCTTAAATTATAACTGATTTCAATGTAAAATCATTATATTTTATGTATAAGGCAAGATGATAACTTTTCAACAAGAGTTAATTTTTTCATCATGTTTACTACaaataattgttttaattttaaagaatttttaatAAAGcacttgtttttaattttattttatatatttttattccattactttaatttcttttcttatttttaggtATAAGAAAgccaaaaaaaaaactgaaaatataCTTTCTCTCCATGCTATTTTTTACCAACTTATTTTATCATGGTTGTTTATCCTTCATGAAAAatctcatcattctttcaatcagcctatctttaaaatatttttttgttaaaaatggaaagaatgaCAAGCAAATAAAAAATAGAGCTTTATGACCAATGTGCTGATCATTTGAGTATAAAGGAGTCGcacaaaagaaagcaagaaagaaaaaagagaaagaaggaaccaaaaaaatacacaaacataTTTGATGGTTGATTTAGAGTTTCTGACTGAAAGCAATGGAAGAATCAATGTAGCAAGTTAGCAACTTAGAGCCAAACTCTTGTCAACTACAATCATGtactttctctcaattttaattataatctctatttcattttatttcattatGATCTAAATTTATTGGCTAGAACATTGATAAGCCCATTATGTGAATTGATATATTATGAATTAATGTTATTCAATGAATGGTGTTATGAGTCATATATGTTTATAATCAATTTTAATGCTTTTAGATACTTAATCACTATTTAAATGACATGTTAATTTACAATGCACTTGAGAATGAAGTTATAAATGAAGCTACTAATTATAAATACCATAAATTGAGCAAACACTAGAAATAGACAAAATGCAATTTATGTGCATAATCCTTTATTCACAAAAATACATAATCCTTTATTCACGTAAATTGTAACTAAGAGATTAGTGTATTTATATGAGTTTAAGAAAGTTTTGTGATCATAAGAAAAACTAGAAATTACATTAAAAAAACTTAACCAATTTGAATTCGCAACAGATACATTGAATGATACTAAATATGACATAGTCAATTTCATAATATGATGAAACCAAATTTCCtaataattctaattttatttattgcataCAAAAAAGTTTTCAGTTAATTGCTCttttactatttatatttttattccatTTTATGGCATAGAATCAATTTAGCAATACAATtaaattttatcaatttaaataatagttgaaaaaacaaatttaacatttgaCAATTCTTTATAAAAATGATATACTttactcatttttattatttgaaacggTTAGtacacttatttttttttttttttggtttacccaaacggtatcccccaacccgacaggttaaggactaatccgtcgcggatctgagctccatttaagggtctgtcgctggccaatgggttgctgcatgcacaagacgAGGTTTGAACTcccgacacttacttaagcggacgagtgagctgaccactcgaccaacccaagttggttggTTAGTACACTTATTATTTAGTGTTATATTCACAGCACGTCACAAGATAAAGCCTTTGTTGGAATTGTTATAGTTAGATCGAATTCTAGACAACCAAAGAtcttattagattttttttttttttttgggtttagcattttcattttttattatattgaagTTGGGTCAAAAGGGTAATGCATgtaaatcaataaaattaaaaataaaaaaaaacatttatggctctttcaataaaaaattaaaatcaaacttaCCCTGAATTTTAGAGTAAATATCCAATTCCATTTCTGTtcatttcaaaataaaacaagatgatttttatcaaaaaataaatttgtttcGATCTTGTTTCTATCTATCGTGAGACATGACGGTCATTCCGTCATTTTCTCTCACCAAATTTAATGAAAAGGACTTACGTGACACTTAACATTGCTgatgtaaatgttgagttttcaTTAAGTACCATATTGACTAATGAATAATGGTCATGGGTTAATTTGACTCCCTATGAATAATGGTTAGCCATTGATTTGTCTCTTTATATATAGAGAATAGTCAAAAGTCaatttatcttcttttattcattaAAACAATGCTATTTCACATGCTCCACTAAACCAAAATCTATAAAAAGAATTGATATTGGATAACTAAGACGTTGCTAGTATGGATATTAGCTACATGTCTTAAGGACATATATTTTGTTTTTCAGCTGTTTACTTTACTTATTTAAAACCTCTCGGTGATATAATACTTTAGATTTTGGGACAAAtgttctaatttatttatttattttttggtctTAGAACGATGTTGCTATCCATATTATGCTAGCATTAGGTGTTAACTTGTCAAAGATAAATTGTTTCTTTATTATCCATCTATACTTTCTTTAAAGTTGGAAAATGAATGTTGAAGTCACAACCctacaaaaaaaatgcaaaaacacTACATTTAAAATTAAGGCACATTTGCTTTCACTGATTTTCATTCTATACTTCTTCAACTTATTCTCTCATCCAATTAACCTTTTCTCTAACTCTTTCACTTTATTATCCACCACATGACCATGACCTTCAAGATTTACCGTCGGGCcagtattaattaatataattattgatGAATAATATATTTCTGTTGGATTTAGCGGGAGATAAATCTAACGATGAGGAACGCGTGAAAAAACAAATTTATGAGGCCAAAATTACTATCGAAAAGACGGTGACGACCTCAAAAAATTTGCTAATTAGAGGTTTAAGTCTGCAGTAATTAGGTGAAGATTTTACCATTTAAATTTGTCCGCCACTAAATCCAACGATAATAAATTTACCAGCAAATTTTTTGGTAATTCCGTTAATAAATCCAACCGCTTTTGGCAAATTTCTTAGTGTCTTACAATTCGTATTTGATTTGAAAGAGGAATGAGAGGTTTTTGCTGAGATGAATAATCATCCCAAATAGCATAGGTTTTGGTTCAATGCAGCACTTAAAATGACGTCGTTTTTCGTGAATAAAGAGGAATAAATCGACTCCTAACCATTACCATA
This window harbors:
- the LOC112780109 gene encoding disease resistance-like protein CSA1 isoform X2, whose product is MFASRPELTTQHSLSTRNLWSVALCSNGGLHSLKLPIFLASIAIITDIGIKSLLDKSLVSIYSNGSCKYIKMHSLIQEMCWKIIHEEYSKNGGQQTRLWNTEKVCNIFQDERDIHGVESMIVDMNEITIDPLIIIIALRKMPKLRLLALRGNINMDLEWKRVLIEGFELPNDLRYIEWNKCPLKFVPSICWPQKLVQLSMQHSNVKKLWDTAQNLPSLEFIDLQDCKLLIECPNLAGATNLKEISLIGCESLQDVHPSIFSLSKIEELNVNYCTALKRLCSDYCSPSLLRLLATGCSNLEEFSISMMTHHSKIELCLPSTALSEVPSTIMHLKNLQLFGFNISYSLQKLPLNFASTIALIDPIKHEDDTCIMLSRIFPTPAFLSLKQLAFYKCKSFSKLPDNIHVLLSLQELELQSCHVITSLPKSIKNLQQLKKLVIANCEMLQYVPPLPPSIKFFDAVSCKSLKEFSSLTSEPPRKHNAWFGFHNCTKLDDDAYDAVLEDLKSRIKLVANNDGYWHNEANNGNIFFYYYLPSKESIINEWFPDYYLPRKERIIKEWFPDYNSREASIIVEVAPDHKISSCLVGCILISQYQSCKLVEKEVIFGWKCYLGKGCNEWEWIATSGNRGLLTGYFPINKIPFEMVSDHKVVWYDGERSNKITEAIKERRRDTTCNPILKFEFYANTEDNEEVGIKGCGIRWMHVHVNHDEEISPDATHEGYESDELELEDESDGLELEDIEVMLLILISVVFIHYCCIVNCLV
- the LOC112780109 gene encoding disease resistance-like protein CSA1 isoform X3, with protein sequence MCWKIIHEEYSKNGGQQTRLWNTEKVCNIFQDERDIHGVESMIVDMNEITIDPLIIIIALRKMPKLRLLALRGNINMDLEWKRVLIEGFELPNDLRYIEWNKCPLKFVPSICWPQKLVQLSMQHSNVKKLWDTAQNLPSLEFIDLQDCKLLIECPNLAGATNLKEISLIGCESLQDVHPSIFSLSKIEELNVNYCTALKRLCSDYCSPSLLRLLATGCSNLEEFSISMMTHHSKIELCLPSTALSEVPSTIMHLKNLQLFGFNISYSLQKLPLNFASTIALIDPIKHEDDTCIMLSRIFPTPAFLSLKQLAFYKCKSFSKLPDNIHVLLSLQELELQSCHVITSLPKSIKNLQQLKKLVIANCEMLQYVPPLPPSIKFFDAVSCKSLKEFSSLTSEPPRKHNAWFGFHNCTKLDDDAYDAVLEDLKSRIKLVANNDGYWHNEANNGNIFFYYYLPSKESIINEWFPDYYLPRKERIIKEWFPDYNSREASIIVEVAPDHKISSCLVGCILISQYQSCKLVEKEVIFGWKCYLGKGCNEWEWIATSGNRGLLTGYFPINKIPFEMVSDHKVVWYDGERSNKITEAIKERRRDTTCNPILKFEFYANTEDNEEVGIKGCGIRWMHVHVNHDEEISPDATHEGYESDELELEDESDGLELEDIEVMLLILISVVFIHYCCIVNCLV
- the LOC112780109 gene encoding disease resistance-like protein DSC1 isoform X1, whose protein sequence is MNFEDSLKLFSHNAFSDSHLKEDYYELSARVVADYAKGIPLALKILGSLLRTKGKSEWDSALRKLRKYPNPDIQQVLRLSYDALDDDEENILLDIACFFHEHEMEMVTRILNSCGFFADIGIKSLLDKSLVSIYSNGSCKYIKMHSLIQEMCWKIIHEEYSKNGGQQTRLWNTEKVCNIFQDERDIHGVESMIVDMNEITIDPLIIIIALRKMPKLRLLALRGNINMDLEWKRVLIEGFELPNDLRYIEWNKCPLKFVPSICWPQKLVQLSMQHSNVKKLWDTAQNLPSLEFIDLQDCKLLIECPNLAGATNLKEISLIGCESLQDVHPSIFSLSKIEELNVNYCTALKRLCSDYCSPSLLRLLATGCSNLEEFSISMMTHHSKIELCLPSTALSEVPSTIMHLKNLQLFGFNISYSLQKLPLNFASTIALIDPIKHEDDTCIMLSRIFPTPAFLSLKQLAFYKCKSFSKLPDNIHVLLSLQELELQSCHVITSLPKSIKNLQQLKKLVIANCEMLQYVPPLPPSIKFFDAVSCKSLKEFSSLTSEPPRKHNAWFGFHNCTKLDDDAYDAVLEDLKSRIKLVANNDGYWHNEANNGNIFFYYYLPSKESIINEWFPDYYLPRKERIIKEWFPDYNSREASIIVEVAPDHKISSCLVGCILISQYQSCKLVEKEVIFGWKCYLGKGCNEWEWIATSGNRGLLTGYFPINKIPFEMVSDHKVVWYDGERSNKITEAIKERRRDTTCNPILKFEFYANTEDNEEVGIKGCGIRWMHVHVNHDEEISPDATHEGYESDELELEDESDGLELEDIEVMLLILISVVFIHYCCIVNCLV